Genomic segment of Pararhodobacter zhoushanensis:
CGGTGTTCGAAGAGGCCCGCAAGCTGGGCTATCTGGAAGCCGATCCCAATCTGGACGTCGGCGGCATTGATGCGGGTCACAAGCTGAGCCTGCTCAGCGCGATTGCCTTTGGCACCGAGGTCGACTTTGACGCGGTGGTGCTGCAGGGCATCGGCTCGATCTCGACCGACGATATCCGTCTGGCGCGCGACATGGGCTATTCGATCAAGCTCTTGGGCGTGGCGCAGATGACCGGGCGCGGGCTGGAACAGCGCATGACCCCCTGTCTGGTCCCCGAAACGCACCCGCTGGGCCAGCTGCAGGGCGGCACCAACATGGTGGTGATCGAAGGCGACATGGTCGGCCAGATCGTCCTGCGCGGCGCGGGCGCGGGCGAAGGCCCGACGGCCAGCGCGGTGATGGGCGACGTGATCGACATCGCGCGCGGCTTCCGCCTGCCGGTGTTTGGCCAGCCGGCGGCGGGTCTGGTCGACGCCCCGCCCGCCGTGGTGAGCACGGGCGCGCCGTGGTATCTGCGCATGACCTTGCTGGACAAGCCGGGCGCACTGGCCAAGATCGCCACGCTTTTGGGCGAAAGCGGCATCTCCATCGACCGGATGCGGCAATATTCGCATGACGGCACCGATGCGCCGGTGCTGATTGTCACACACAAGGCAACCTCGGATGATATCAGTCACGCGCTGGACCGCTTTGCGGCCACCGGGGTGGTGGTCGGCGCGCCGGTCGCGATGCGGATCGAGGAAGTTTAAGACATGGCCTGGATCGACCCCGTAGACATTTATTGCGAGCGGGTGTCGGCGGCCTTCTGGGCCGAGCCGGTGAACGCGCTGACCAACGCCGCCTTTGTTCTGGCGGCGCTTTGGGGCGCGGCCGAGGCGCGCAAGCGGGGCGTGCACTCGCCCATCGTCTGGGTGTTGATTGGTATGGCCGGGCTGATCGGCGTGGGCAGTTTCGCGTTCCACACCTTTGCGACGCGCTGGTCCGAGCTGGCCGATACCCTGCCAATCTGGAGCTTCGTGGCAGCGTTCGTGCTGGCCGCAATGCATTTCATCGGCGGGATGCCGGTCAAGCGCGTGCTGCGGGTGGCGGTGATCATCGTGGTTGCGGCGGTGGGCGCGATCTGGCTGGCCGGTGGCGAGGGTGCCGAGGTGGCGACGGCGGCCCCCGACCCGCTCAACGGCTCGGGGCAATACGCGCCGGCGGTGCTGGCACTGGCGGTGTTCACCGTCATCGCCTTCTGGCGCAACCATCCGGGTGCGCCGTGGATTCTGGCTGCGTTCATCACCTTCCTGATCTCGCTGAGCCTGCGCACGCTGGACCGCGACATCTGCGCCAGCTTCCCGCTGGGCACGCATTTCGCGTGGCATGCGCTGAACGGGTTGATGATCGGCTTGCTGCTGCAAATGTTGATCCGCACCGGGCATTTCGGGAAAATTCCCTCAGACTCAGCCCGTTAGCGGCACCAAAGTTGTTCGCTCCGACGCCAAGGGGTATGCAAGACGCGCAACCCTGTTTCGAATCCGGCCCGACCGCGGCCCTGCCCCTATTCAAGGAATGACCATGTCCGACTCTCCCCTGTTTCACGACCGTCTGCTGTCGCTGGGTCTCGCCCGCGTTTCCGAAGCGGCGGCGCTTGAATCGGCCGCGTGGATCGGCCGTGGCGACGAGAAAGCCGCCGACCAGGCCGCTGTGAACGCCATGCGCAACCAGTTGAACATGCTGGACATCAAGGGCGTCGTGGTCATCGGTGAGGGCGAGCGCGACGAAGCGCCGATGCTGTTCATCGGTGAAGAGGTCGGCACCGGCAACGGCCCCGCCGTGGATATCGCGCTGGACCCGCTGGAAGGCACCACGCTGACCGCCAAGGACATGCCCAACGCGCTGACCGTGATCGCCATGGCCCCGCGCGGCACGATGCTGCACGCACCGGACGTCTATATGGACAAGCTGGCCATCGGGCCGGGTTATGCCGTTGATACCGTGACGCTGGCCATGTCGCCCGCCGAGCGCGTGCACGCGCTGGCCAAGGCCAAGGGCTGCGAGGCGGGCGATATCACCGTGTGCATCCTTGAGCGTCCGCGCCATGAGGATCTGATCGCCGAGGTCCGCTCGACCGGGGCGTCGATCCGCCTGATCACCGATGGCGACGTTGCCGGTGTCATGCACTGCGCCGAGGCTGCGATCACCGGCATCGACATGTATATGGGTTCGGGCGGTGCGCCTGAGGGGGTTCT
This window contains:
- a CDS encoding homoserine dehydrogenase; its protein translation is MTTPSHPGPLRLAIAGLGTVGIGVVKIVQTHAALIARRGGRAIEIVAVSANSRSKKRSADISAYAWEDDPVALGRRDDVDVVLELMGGENGAAKALVETALKNGKDVVTANKALLAHHGTALARLAEGNGRALRFEAAVAGGIPVIKALTEGLAGNQIKRVMGVMNGTCNYILTRMESAGLPYDTVFEEARKLGYLEADPNLDVGGIDAGHKLSLLSAIAFGTEVDFDAVVLQGIGSISTDDIRLARDMGYSIKLLGVAQMTGRGLEQRMTPCLVPETHPLGQLQGGTNMVVIEGDMVGQIVLRGAGAGEGPTASAVMGDVIDIARGFRLPVFGQPAAGLVDAPPAVVSTGAPWYLRMTLLDKPGALAKIATLLGESGISIDRMRQYSHDGTDAPVLIVTHKATSDDISHALDRFAATGVVVGAPVAMRIEEV
- a CDS encoding ceramidase is translated as MAWIDPVDIYCERVSAAFWAEPVNALTNAAFVLAALWGAAEARKRGVHSPIVWVLIGMAGLIGVGSFAFHTFATRWSELADTLPIWSFVAAFVLAAMHFIGGMPVKRVLRVAVIIVVAAVGAIWLAGGEGAEVATAAPDPLNGSGQYAPAVLALAVFTVIAFWRNHPGAPWILAAFITFLISLSLRTLDRDICASFPLGTHFAWHALNGLMIGLLLQMLIRTGHFGKIPSDSAR
- the glpX gene encoding class II fructose-bisphosphatase, whose amino-acid sequence is MSDSPLFHDRLLSLGLARVSEAAALESAAWIGRGDEKAADQAAVNAMRNQLNMLDIKGVVVIGEGERDEAPMLFIGEEVGTGNGPAVDIALDPLEGTTLTAKDMPNALTVIAMAPRGTMLHAPDVYMDKLAIGPGYAVDTVTLAMSPAERVHALAKAKGCEAGDITVCILERPRHEDLIAEVRSTGASIRLITDGDVAGVMHCAEAAITGIDMYMGSGGAPEGVLAAAALKCMGGQMYGRLMFRNDDERGRAAKAGITDLDRIYTRDELVTADVIFSATGVTTGNIVHGIKREPGWLTTETILMRSKTGSVRRMSYRTPVK